In Phacochoerus africanus isolate WHEZ1 chromosome 2, ROS_Pafr_v1, whole genome shotgun sequence, one DNA window encodes the following:
- the PLN gene encoding cardiac phospholamban, translated as MDKVQYLTRSAIRRASTIEMPQQARQNLQNLFINFCLILICLLLICIIVMLL; from the coding sequence ATGGATAAAGTCCAATACCTCACTCGTTCTGCTATTAGAAGAGCTTCAACCATTGAAATGCCTCAACAAGCACGTCAAAACCTTCAGAACCTATTTATCAATTTCTGTCTCATCTTAATATGCCTCTTGCTGATTTGCATCATCGTGATGCTTCTCTGA